One Heptranchias perlo isolate sHepPer1 unplaced genomic scaffold, sHepPer1.hap1 HAP1_SCAFFOLD_88, whole genome shotgun sequence genomic window carries:
- the LOC137319596 gene encoding probable G-protein coupled receptor 139, whose protein sequence is MAVADRLVVITDLILRQIPIVYRAQFEFLWWYIPVCNIHAALLFAATDCSVWFTVTFTFDRFVAICCQNLKIKYCTERTATVVLGTVSVLSCFKNIFWCFMFRGGYKLYNSPWFCIVTISVRYSRIWGVIEFLHYILTPCVPFILILLLNTLTVRHILVASRARRRLRGHSSGENPRDPEMESRRKSIILLFVISGNFILLWSVFMVYSVWSRLWWLGYGSVYLPVLVQELGFMLQLLSCCTNTCIYAVTQTKFREQLKNVVKYPFTVVVKFIK, encoded by the coding sequence atggcagTGGCGGATCGACTGGTCGTGATCACCGATCTGATCCTgaggcagattccgattgtttaTCGGGCACAATTCGAATTCCTGTGGTGGTacatccccgtgtgtaatattcacgccgccctgcttttcgcagccacagactgttccgtCTGGTTCactgtcactttcacctttgatcgatttgtggccatttgttgccagaatctgaaaattaaatattgcaccgagagaacggcgactgtggttctgggaacagtgagtgtgctgagctgtttcaAGAACATTTTCTGGTGCTTCATGTTCAGAGGAGGGTATAAGCTTTACAATAGCCCCTGGTTTTGCATTGTAACAATCAGTGTTCGGTATTCCCGGATATGGGGAGTAATTGAATTCCTTCATTATATCCTCACCCCGTGcgtcccattcattctgattctgttgctcaatactttaaccgtcagacacattttagtggccagcagagcccgcaggagactccggggccaCAGCAGTGGAGAGaatcccagagacccagagatggagagccgaaggaaatccatcattttactgtttgttatctcggggaattttatcctgttatggtcGGTGTTTATGGTGTATTCTGTATGGAGCCGTTTGTGGTGGTTGGGGTATGGGTCTGTATATCTACCTGTGTTggtacaagaactgggattcatgctccagctcctgagttgctgcacaaacacttgtatttatgccgtgacccagacgaaattcagagagcagttgaagaacgtggtgaaatatccctttactgtc